In Pseudoduganella albidiflava, a single window of DNA contains:
- a CDS encoding tetratricopeptide repeat-containing response regulator, producing MTSTYITASGAPVPEISGVEWSEKRYLIVDDFVGIRQLLRESLRNIGARHIDQASSGGEAMTLLGRTHYDVVLCDFNLGEGKNGQQVLEEARVRNLMVPSSVWLMVSAEKSVESVMGAAEHQPDAYIIKPITEGVLLTRLNRVWHKKQVFQQIDAAYIDKDYLRAARLCDEQIERHKVHEIDLMRMKAALLLKAGEPEKARVVYERLLEEREYNWARTGLGKIRLANGDHEAARQMFQGVIAENRFYIDAYDQLAASLELLGRHEDACGVLEKAAKLSPNSVPRQRSLGNAALRIGNVQLAEHAFRKCLAIGEYSIRRTVDAYLGMARVCGMKNDTKEALRLLAIAQRDFPGEVVQLRSKVTEGLVYHESGDYRRARKSGDQLEAMLEAEPKRPHTATCIEMATLLFAVGVKDAPVELLCHVVRNNHDNAVLLDEVQKIFDKARMSEEGVDLIAAARKEASEMMNQGALLWKTGRLGDAVAWMRASRERLPDNMRILFNSAQMLINLMQQQGYSEELMIEANGVLMHVDALAPGQQRFAQLVEQLQELVPRRRDAVDSANSANSADSAAETPAAAGE from the coding sequence ATGACCAGTACCTACATCACGGCAAGCGGCGCGCCGGTGCCTGAAATCTCCGGCGTCGAGTGGAGCGAAAAACGCTACCTGATCGTCGACGATTTCGTCGGCATCCGGCAACTGCTGCGCGAATCGCTGCGCAATATCGGCGCCCGGCACATCGACCAGGCTTCCTCCGGCGGCGAGGCGATGACGCTGCTCGGTCGCACCCATTACGACGTGGTGCTGTGCGACTTCAACCTGGGCGAAGGCAAGAATGGCCAGCAGGTACTGGAAGAAGCGCGCGTGCGCAACCTGATGGTGCCCAGCAGCGTGTGGCTGATGGTATCGGCCGAGAAAAGCGTGGAATCGGTGATGGGCGCGGCCGAGCACCAGCCGGACGCCTACATCATCAAGCCGATCACCGAGGGCGTGCTGCTGACGCGCCTGAACCGCGTATGGCACAAGAAGCAGGTCTTCCAGCAGATCGATGCCGCGTACATCGACAAGGATTACCTGCGCGCGGCCCGGCTGTGCGACGAGCAGATCGAGCGCCACAAGGTGCACGAGATCGACCTGATGCGCATGAAGGCGGCCCTGCTGCTGAAGGCGGGCGAGCCGGAAAAGGCGCGCGTGGTGTATGAGCGGCTGCTCGAGGAGCGCGAGTACAACTGGGCGCGCACCGGCCTGGGCAAGATCCGCCTGGCCAATGGCGACCACGAGGCGGCACGCCAGATGTTCCAGGGCGTGATCGCCGAAAACCGTTTCTATATCGATGCCTACGACCAGCTGGCCGCGTCGCTGGAGCTGCTGGGCCGCCACGAGGATGCCTGCGGCGTGCTGGAAAAGGCCGCCAAGCTGTCGCCGAACTCGGTGCCGCGCCAGCGCAGCCTGGGCAACGCCGCGCTGCGCATCGGCAACGTGCAGCTGGCCGAGCATGCGTTCCGCAAGTGCCTGGCCATCGGCGAATACTCGATCCGGCGCACGGTCGACGCCTACCTGGGCATGGCGCGCGTGTGCGGCATGAAGAACGACACCAAGGAGGCGCTGCGGCTGCTGGCCATCGCGCAGCGCGATTTCCCTGGCGAGGTGGTCCAGCTGCGCAGCAAGGTCACCGAGGGCCTGGTGTACCACGAGAGCGGCGACTACCGCAGGGCGCGCAAGTCCGGCGACCAGCTCGAGGCGATGCTGGAAGCGGAACCGAAGCGCCCGCACACCGCCACCTGCATCGAGATGGCCACGCTGCTGTTCGCGGTCGGCGTCAAGGATGCGCCGGTGGAGCTGCTGTGCCACGTGGTGCGCAACAACCACGACAACGCCGTGCTGCTCGACGAGGTGCAGAAGATCTTCGACAAGGCGCGCATGAGCGAGGAGGGCGTGGACCTGATCGCCGCGGCGCGCAAGGAAGCGTCGGAGATGATGAACCAGGGCGCGCTGCTGTGGAAGACCGGCCGGCTCGGCGATGCGGTGGCGTGGATGCGGGCATCGCGCGAACGCCTGCCGGACAATATGCGCATCCTGTTCAACTCGGCGCAGATGCTGATCAACCTGATGCAGCAGCAGGGCTACAGCGAAGAACTGATGATCGAGGCGAACGGCGTGCTGATGCACGTGGATGCGCTGGCGCCCGGGCAGCAGCGATTCGCGCAGCTGGTCGAACAGCTGCAGGAACTGGTGCCGCGGCGCCGGGATGCCGTCGATAGTGCGAATAGTGCGAATAGTGCGGACAGCGCGGCCGAGACGCCGGCCGCGGCCGGAGAATAA
- a CDS encoding sensor histidine kinase: MMEDRGGSPELFVFLASTVHDMKNSLSVLGGTLENLLGKTPQANQDASYPQLAHMLYQTRRLSDNLMQLLALYKEVGKPTYPFEPVTVPLGELVHQVASQSRVLLDAKEIRLDLDFSHELLWTLDEDLVIGVLCHAINNAVRYTRDRIRLSIAEHDGMLEFRVEDNGMGFPPSMLEAGAVVGQGVNFLTNSSGLGLFFASEVAKMHKRRQRGGSIRLENGGPLGGGCFVLTLP; encoded by the coding sequence ATGATGGAAGATCGTGGCGGCTCGCCCGAGCTGTTCGTGTTTCTGGCTTCCACGGTACACGACATGAAGAATTCGCTCAGCGTGCTGGGCGGAACGCTGGAAAACCTGCTCGGCAAGACGCCGCAGGCGAACCAGGACGCCTCGTACCCGCAGCTGGCGCACATGCTGTACCAGACCCGCCGGCTGTCCGACAACCTGATGCAGCTGCTGGCGCTGTACAAGGAAGTGGGCAAGCCCACCTATCCGTTCGAGCCCGTCACTGTGCCGCTGGGCGAGCTGGTGCACCAGGTGGCCAGCCAGTCGCGCGTGCTGCTGGACGCCAAGGAGATCCGGCTCGACCTCGACTTCAGCCACGAGCTGCTGTGGACCCTGGATGAAGACCTCGTGATCGGCGTGCTGTGCCACGCGATCAACAATGCCGTGCGCTACACGCGCGACCGCATCCGCCTGTCGATCGCCGAACACGACGGCATGCTGGAATTCCGCGTCGAGGATAACGGCATGGGCTTCCCGCCATCGATGCTGGAAGCGGGCGCCGTGGTGGGGCAGGGCGTCAACTTCCTCACCAACAGCAGCGGCCTGGGGCTGTTCTTCGCCAGCGAAGTGGCGAAGATGCACAAGCGGCGCCAGCGCGGTGGCAGCATCCGCCTGGAGAACGGCGGCCCGCTGGGCGGCGGCTGCTTTGTCCTGACCCTGCCCTGA